The following is a genomic window from Cherax quadricarinatus isolate ZL_2023a chromosome 19, ASM3850222v1, whole genome shotgun sequence.
ttaagctaaaatatgTAAATTATCTCACTTTTAATGGAAACTGCTGCGCCATTTTCATTTTATTAGAAAAACgaagttatattttttttaagtagCATATTATGCAAAACTCGGGGACAAGCgacacaagatgcaaaacaactacggggggagttgaatgatagcgctAGGCCTTTCGAGTTGCAGtcgacacatcatcaggagcttgcaaagatGCAGAAATGATTAAGTAATCTTAGCAAATTCGTTCCGAGAGAAGCTCGCTAAGACTCAAGTCTTAGCAAGGCGTCCCTCGGGACGAATTTGCTGTGATTACTAACTTATATCTGTATCTTTGCAAGCTCCTCGTGATAAAGTTATGCTagccaagattattattattataatcaaggggagcgctaaacccataggattatatagcgcacgtgggggggggggatggaaggtattcaggctcaattcagaaagatccaattccatagatcaagagcccctcaccagcgtcaagaagagcaccctgaaggagaatgtagaatataactttggtatatctgtgtctagcactagGAATAATATTGGGAGAGAAGCAAATAATGAaagtgattgttataggaatgcaattagaagtctgagtagatctataacccactatgataacatgaacgtagataagtatgtttatggaacaacttgcaatgtgaatagactgactgatgtagtggccaggcttaggcttggttacaagtacttctgccagtttgggagacacacagatgatgatcaaactaaatgcaaattgaacactatgtgcttaattgtccacttattgaggaatacagagatagacagtataataacctgtgtgacatgtcaagatatcttattaattaaaataagatgccagatatactaagcaaatttcctaaatttgcttgtaacagataagtgaactgtagatatgtagatacaaATCCAAATGTACAATGGAACCTTTTGaaacctagttcctaggccttttgtgtatccatatgatcttgctctaccgtccacaggatggatgaggtgcacaataaactagccacttcggtggaaaAATCTaatctgatgatgtgttgattgcaacactaaAGGCCTAGTTATCATTCACCtcccctgtgattgttttacaaaGTAGTATATTTTCATATTTTAGCTGAAATTTGAGAGGTTTGTCAGACAATGGTACCTCCCTTGAAGGGGACAGAAACATAATTTTATGTAGAAAAAAATTTATTACAATAAATATACATCCAAATTGGCGAACTTCCAAGGACTTGAAATTTCGGGCTATCACAGGAATCACGAGTTGATTCATAGCGGGGTTCCCCTGGGTGGATCCTTACCCCTGGCGCCCACTCACAACAACAAGAATCTTCCTTACAAGTGTATATCACTGGTATTATATACCGACAAGTATGCTAATAAGACACAGTATGCGGGTTATTCCACCTTACTGAGAAGACTCGCGAAATCGCAGTGGCGcggttgcaaacaaatcacattgTACAGGAATAATATAACCAAgtgggatgaatcttattagagtcaactggcccagtggttaacgcacagGCCTGTAAGTTTTAAGGCTCACTTGCCGACTGATGAAACCCCAGTCGGGACTTCATCAGTCGGCGAGAGCAGACAGTCCCTGGACGGTGGAGGATGCGACCTCTCAATAAAAATGACACAAactgtatattatgtattattaacATACTTGACTTACAAGATCAAATCCTATGAGTGACCGCAAACCACTGATTACGTGTGGTTGCTGAGCCTAACTGGTCACATTACAACGTTcacgggaaagcgctaaacccgtaagggtcatacagcgcctgcggAGTGGGAAGTAGCCAGGACTGaaccaaggaagaggaggggtaACTCCAGTTCTTCTGGATCAGGAGCCGTTCACCGTGTGGCGATTATAGTGGACGGAGCCTCCACTACATGCACTGAATgacttccccctcccctttccccactGCTTTACCACTCCATAAAATCCAGTACACTATACAAAGAAATTTATTTCAAGAAGCCATATGTTTGAGCGTCGTTCCCTGCATGAAGGAGGCTGATCCGCCAAGTGCGCCCCTGGGTATCACTGCCACACAGTCCCAGCCCCCAGCACCTCTCCCTTGCCTCTAACCTACGTCTTAGTTACTGCTTGGGCCCGGCCACAGCAATGAACCTCATGGCTTAATACAAAATGCCCCTAACTGGACCCAcatattctttttttttgtacACGTTTCGTTATCAAATATAGTCTAATTTTTTTTAGTTACCACACAATATCACATTTTAACGATGCTAAGTCTTACTAATGCGTGAATCTCTCACAACAACGCTGGCACACATAGCTGGTGAGCAGCGAAGAGCAGCCTGACACTTCTGGCCGTGCTGGCCTGATGTAGGACTTGCAGATGACAGTAATGTACCCATGTAAAGTCTGAATTTTCCCTCGCTgcccacacaaacatacatacaacaACATAGTCTAGTGTCTCTACCTTACCACGCTTACACACAGCAGATTACATACAAAGGTTTTAGGAGTAGGCAGAATACCACCCATCAGGCCAGACATTTAATGTTTATTCACATGGGGCAAGGAGCAGAAACTCAACCCCCACAACCCCAAGCAGGCGAGTACACAAGTGAAgttactcctccctccctccctcctctctctcaccccctaCACACACCTGCTAGCTAGCTTGCCTATGTTCCACTATGTATCTATTATATAAAGTaagatagcaacacactgcagatgTAATCCATTTTGCTTTAATAACTATTCAGTGAAATAAAACATGACACAAAATACAGGGGGCGACAGTCCCCACATATATTAGGAGAAATAGCTCACATTCAGTGATATAACCTCAACCCATATATACACAACACAGAGTGAAGTATTTCTCACCACACCATCGCCACGCAACAtgcaatatttacaaaggtgGCAGCCCAGGTAGGGCTCATGACATTACTCTGGGCGGTGAGAGATGCAGATAAAAGCAATAAAGTATTATGCACGTGAAGAAGAGCACAAGAGAAACTGCACCAATAACAACACTCTGGCATCCTTGAACTCTGCATGTCTCAAAGCCTGAGCTTCGGGATTACCCTTGTCCTATCTCCAGTTTCTGGTGGCTGATTAAATCTGACCCCAGGATCGCCTTACACAACGCCGAGACTCTCATTAAACTCATTTTTTGTGTGATGGGGAAGGAAGGGTGGGCAGAGTAACGCCTAGAACTCATGCGAGCCGGTACTGGGCATGCTCTTAGTCTCTGGGTGATGATGATAGTCTGGGTGATGACGGGTTTTATTTGTTCATTCTCGTAGCCAGGGTGAGTATGTACACGATTTAGTTACTTCCTTAATATGAATTTACAAAAAAATCATAACATTCGAGGGATGGGGGAAAAATATTCCAAGCGCTGTGTCCTACAAGCGACCAAAAGCTTGGAAACTAACACTTTGAAAGTACAGTCGAACGTAGAAATGGGCACAATTCTTATTAACAAAAGTTGTCCAGTCACTGATCACaataaagtgaaaaaaaaaaaaaacacttatgcACAAGGAGAAACAGTGTAAACAGTGGGGTTAGAGCGGTTACAAGCACTTTGCGATTTTTAGCACCAACTCCAAACATCTACATTATTCTTCAGTGGTTTGTCTTTATTTTGCCTCTGGTTCAGTATGGCGCCTAGTTCACATCGTCACATGAGAACAAAATTATAATAGGAATTTATGCTGTCACATTGTTCAAGACACTTGTTTACTTAGGAGTCAAGATCTCACCTAAAATGGCAGACTTTTCAATATTATCTGTTTTCACCTCCGGCAGGCAACGCGGGAGAacgggtgggagtgggtgggtgttCAGCTTTCCCCCAAGGGAGGCGCACCTGTTGTGACCACGGGTGGGCCGAGTAGTGTTAGGCGCTCAGGTTACCAAGCCCTGCCAGTGGGTtacccaccccctccccaccttctaTCTTCCCTTTCCTCTCCGGAGCACGGCGCAGGAACCTTAGAACTCCTGtcccacccctcctcctcctccaggataGCATCATCCGGACTGGTGGTGGGAGGAAAGGTAGGTTTGTAGGGTACTCGAGGGCGTTTCTTGTAGTCCAATGTCAGACTTGGAATCTGCCCTCCGTATAGTTGATGTTTCGTGGGTAGATGTATAACCACGGAtatgctggtggtgatgtttcGTGTATATTGTGGCCTGTGCATTTTCTATACTCGATGTTACACTGCAACGTTTATTGTGTATACATCTGTAAGTTCGCCTTACACTACTGTTTAGTGTAGATGCTACACAAGATGTGGCTATTATTTTCATTTTTCAAAAACTCTTTTTGAAAGTTTTCAGAGTAGCGTCTGCTTCGTTGGTACTGGCACCACCTGctgaaaaaaaaaaggttaaaatCAGTGCCTGattaaattcttttttttttttgataacaaGACAGTTTGtattaacactaataataataattattgaagATAACGAGATCGCCTAAAATTTAAGTATCTGAACAGGAGTCAAACCCTTAGAATACGTTCACTTTTAATTGCTAAATTATGAATTAGTTCAATTTTTCCTCGAAAAAATAACTAACGCAGTGTAAAGGGCgaaactagtgtgtgtgtgtgtgtgtgtgtgtgtgtgtgtgtgtgtgtgtgtgtgtgtgtgtgtgtgtgtgtgtgtgtgtgtgtgtgtatgtatatgtatgtgtgtatatatatatatatatatatatatatatatatatatatatatatatatatatatatgcacacacccgTCAGTGACAGAAGAAAAGCCATGTATAGACAGTTGATCTGCATGTTTCATTCTCGGATAAGGATCTCAAACcaagatcgaaatatacagatcaaccaTTCTTCTGCGTCGGTATATGTATAGCTCTTCTTTCATttttgtgtacacacacacacacacacacacacacacacacatgcatacattatacacacacgcacacacacacacacagctctctcgatccccgcaacctcaactaggtgagtacactaggagctaggactcgacccctgcaaccacaaataggtgagtacacacacacacacacacacacacacacacacacacacacacacacacacacacacaggaggccagGGGCTacgagctgtgattcgacccctgcaaccacaactaggtgagtagagagagagagagagagagagagagagagagatttaacaAGATAAGGCGTAGAGTTCTCTTGCTTAATGAAAAGCATCCAGAAAAGTTGGCACTGAGAttacactttgtgtgtgtgtgtgtgtgtgtgtctgagatgGTAGAGGATAAAATCGTAAAACAGCTCAGGAAGGAAATCtgtaaatttatcattaaattacttttttttctctctctctagagAAGACGAGGATTCCTAATTAGCACAACAGTGGTACTTCCCtcttacatatgtatataatacacacacacacacacatgccgatTGATTAAGAAGACGCACATGTAGACGGAAATAATGAGCAAAAGGTTATTTCGAGGTCCGTCTGAGATCTTAGCAGTGACGGTTATCTTAGTGACGTTAATCTCAATGACGTTAATGTCAGAGACGCTAATGTCGGTGATGTTTACTCGGTGATGTTTACCTCGGTGATGTTTACCTCGGTGATGTTTATCTCAGAGATGTTTATCTCGGTGATGTTTACCTCGGTGATGTTTATCTCAGAGATGTTTATCTCGGTGATGTTTACCTCGGTGATGTTTACCTCGGTGATGTTTATCTCAGAGATGTTTACCTCGAtgttttgtcagcatagttgttatctgagtatcacagtaccatccatatgttttacatagttgaccccgaACCCTCTCAACAGTTTACGTTGGTGATGTTTATCTCGGATGTTTACCTCGGTGATGTTTATCTCAGATGTTTACCTCGGTGATGGTAATCTCGGATGTTTACCTCGGTGATGTTTATCTCGGATGTTTACCTCGGTGATGTTTATCTTGAATGTTTACCTCGGTGATGTTTATCTTGAATGTTTACCTCGGTGATGTTTATCAGACGACGATAGAATAGTTTATTTACATTCTCTTTTCATGTGGGTTTTCTAAAATCTCATTCATGTATGTGTAAatatacctataatatatatatatatatatatatatatatatatatatatatatatatatatatatatatatatatatacctataatatatatatatatatatatatatatatatatatatatatatatatatatatatgtatatataaaattcaCACTTCATAACTTTCCATGTTACCTCAAGATACTCCAACCTCGACCACAAAGGATTCGAACCTACGCTGACTTCCAACCCAGCTTGTTAGACAGTCAACCTAAGCCCGAATCCTTCATTGCTAGGATGTGAAAATCCACGCATAAGTTGGATATGTGTGACGGTGTACACACCCTACACACTGTATACGTTACTCATTTAAACTGTGCAAACTGTCTATTTCTGTCGTAATACATTTATCACCAAAGGCTCACCTAGAAGGTAAATATGAAGAGGGTTTGATGTAACTGAAGAATCCTCGTAGGTAATGTTTCCCCGGAGATCAAAAAAGAAAACTTGTTTCATCTGAATGTTTAACGTCACTGGTAATACAGATTTGGGATTTATTATAGTTTGTGTTGCTTAGGCTAAAAATCACTGGACAAACACTAAAATTCTGAAAAAGCACTGGAATTCAGCATTTTTTCTGGGCGGTTACAATGATAGGAACTATGTTATAAGAGTTCACCAAACGCGTACATGCACTTAATCAAAGTTTGTGTAAGTCACACACTACTCAGGAACTTGACGGGTGAGAGTCATCCGGTTTCTAATCGTGAAGGGTGAGAGCGGGATCCcccacgacgacgtttcgcttcGGCGATTCTCCCAAGTACACGACGTTTAATTGTAGGTGTCCACGAGTCGTGTACCAGTCGTGGTGGCTTCCTCCTCACcaatttctctctccctgctggGAAGCCAGGTCGTGGGACAGGTGCTGGACAACCACAAGCCTAAGTGCACAACATTTGGTGACTCTTAACACTGCTACCCTGGGGACTTCACGCCGCCAGGGTTATACTGCTCGTCTCGTACTCCAGCAAGTCCATCTCGCGGTCGTGCACGTCGATGTTAAGTACCTCCTGCAGCTCGCTAATGTATTGGATCACACTCTCGATCACTTCCAAACGGTTGAGTTTCTTGTCGAGGGATTTTCTGCTTCTGGCGGTAGGCAACAGGTGCCTGAGCTTGTCCAGGTAGAGGGCCACCTCGAAGTCCTCCTCCCGGCCCTTGGACACCTTGCCGCTCCTGATGGTAGGAAGGCTTGAGACTTGAGAATCACACACTTGGGCCTTCATAGTGGAGTTGTGCAGTCTTTCACTTTACTTTTAGTCACTAGACACGTCTTGCCCTCACCGCAGTCTGGTAAGTAGTGGTGAGCTGAAATCACAGTGCTCGGGTTTGTACTTCTTCCCACTGACGATATCCAAGGATATGCGCCAGCCAATGAGAACTAGAATTTTAAAACTCGTAGCCAATGAGAAATTAGAGAGGATTCGCGTGAGCCAATGGGAGGATACGGTGGGAGGAGTTTGGCAGCCAAGCACTGTGGTGGCCCTGGAATGTGGAACTTGTTACTGCCCTGGGGAGCATGTTATAGTAATTATATTATTCAAAAATCCATCCAATAAAAACAAGTTAAGATTCACCAGTGCTTTAATGACATTTACCTGattttaagagtaaacaaatgcgAAGTTATGCGTCCAAAACTAACGATAAAAAGAACCATAAGAAAATATCCCCAGTTAACATCTCTCCAACACGTGCACTACGACGTAACCGCTGCCAGACGTAGGAAAACATCGCCAGGGAATAATTACTAAATTCCTTTTAAGTCATGGATATTATGTTCTTTCTTGGGTAATGTATGCCAGAACAAAATTCATAGCACCGAGACATCTCGGGTAACTTGTGGCGGAGGATGGCAGGGCGGAGGTGAGGGACAAGTGTTTGTTTACCTAATACGGGGATACCTCAGGGACATAACCTGGGGCCCTGGCTGGTCTCAGGTGCGCCCGTCTGCTTCAGGTAAGTTACCGTcaggactgctgctgctgctgctgctggcccagCCTCGCACACACCCACGCCAGCTACACCTGTTCAACATACCTCACAACCGCCCTCGGCTCCTGGTCAGGTGTTTTATCAGGTGTTCCACCTCGCCGTCATTATTCTCTGCGTCAGGTGTTCATCTTGGTCATGCGTTGTTCTCCAGGTGTTCGTCTTCGTCAAGCGTCTCTAGCAGAAGGATATTAACCATGACAAATTATCGAACTCAAAATATACATAGCAAAAATCTGAGTTAGATTCATTGTTCTGTATTTTATTCTCAAGTTCCCTTCACCGAGGTGAATTTGTACTGGTGAAgggcttacctggagtctacctggagggtattccggagatcaacgcccccgcggcccagtccataaccaagcctcctggtggatcagggcctgatcaacgaggctgttactaccGGGCGCACgtggtccaacgtacgaaccacagcccggctgatccggctttTGATGAGAACTAGAACTACTCTCAGCTCAAAGCATGATTGATCTCACAGGAGCCTCATGACCCTTATAGTCATGCAGCTCCTGTGGGATGAATTTAGCTCTTCTCTATGATAACAATAAGTATTGTTAAGTTAGAGCTCGCTTACAGAACGCAGATACAGAGTTTGAGTCTAGTTGAAAGTTAAATTATATTATATGAATGATAATGGAGGCTTGATATTGTGTTTAGAAGTCAACGTAATTCTTAGCCCAAAGGTTATATTGCTTGAGGaggtaaacccatgtgggtcattcagcacaaggattagtggaggctccatcctccgtccgctaatcaTGATGCTGACATGCTACTCTCGAAGCCACTGTAAGTGAAGCACAGTACCACGAGAGTGACGTCAAGCACAGTACCGTAAAAGTGACGTCAAACACAGTACTACAAGAGTGACGTCAAGCATAGTACCGCAAGAGTGACGTCAAGCACAATACCGCAAAAGTGACGTCAAGCATGGTACCAGGATTCAGCGACTTCGTACATCTACGCCTTTGtacccccctcaagggaggttccttgacgttggtgaggggctcttgatgtagggaattggatctgtgctccggttccctgaatcgaACCTggataccttccatctccccacatgcgctgtataatcctacgggtttagcgctccccatgattataattaattataaattaCGCCTTTATAAATTTCATACATATTTTTCCTAAATTTTATTCTGCCCAAGTTGAATAAATTGTTGCGAGTTTTGCCTTGTAAAACATATGGTTGACCTCGACCACTGGCACACTAGTCACGCCTTAGCAAGTTCCTCCATTTAAGGATACAAGAATGCTTTTTATTGATATATTTTTCCTTACACTTGTATCTTTGATGTACCTTTGATTGGTTTCGAGAATTTTCGCCCGCAGCCTGGGCCCTGAGccaagcttgtctggtgcttgcgcgatcaaccaggctgttgctgctggtgtcctTGATGGCCCacatccatcatagcctggttcaTCCAGTACTTGGTGGAAGGTACTCTTATATCCAATAATTTATTACTTCATGTGAGGTGCCTTGACACTGTGGAAAGGCTGTCGGAAAGAGAAATTCGAGTTAGATTCCTCTTTCTCAGATCAGACCTCATTGCCCACCATTTCTCTGGGTGGAGCAAACTGCCGACTGCTTCACTGCTGgtaatataattatttttattattgttcagagggaagcgctaaacccatgaggTTCATAAAGTACCTGGTGGAAATGGGAGGCAGTCGGGTTCGATTCTTAGAAGGGGAAGAGAAGATCTAATTCCTCAGCTCAAGAACTGTTCACCAGTACAAATGCACAGCTCCCCCATCAGTAGAAGGCATTCATGTGAAAATTTCCGGGGTGGAATTTAAacccggatttttttttttgttccttcACA
Proteins encoded in this region:
- the LOC128688396 gene encoding protein extra-macrochaetae-like, which translates into the protein MKAQVCDSQVSSLPTIRSGKVSKGREEDFEVALYLDKLRHLLPTARSRKSLDKKLNRLEVIESVIQYISELQEVLNIDVHDREMDLLEYETSSITLAA